Proteins encoded within one genomic window of Leptolyngbya sp. SIO1E4:
- a CDS encoding NACHT domain-containing protein yields MSKADAAWEASSLRDAGANLWKVLSQALNTKVTKRNVQPILELQLLEPDSNSFPTNATDTNASDSASAEDDQTFADTNFQENAQESGQSKDWEEIFDQVADLLRDSLPHSPLFRSLTKLFGLDPRAHIKSVDRHNLIIRVEETWIHQYLPNSLSQQPMLLLELESQRSLLSQYRNVLWENPKDFSRAIPLPPETRLIDQFNAIRPLRRLLILGLPGSGKTVALLELLKALIDEAKANTHQPIPVVFNLSTYGLPPEGRDFTSWLVTQLEEQYSVVKGRGRRFVESQKLLLLLDGLDEVRPSLRNICIRRINEFLRTYERTECVICSRLTEYTTAFEKLQLEASLKLQPLTPDQAFEYLENLPGNLNLKGLVQAIRQNSDFQQLAETPLMLNVMAIAYQDLDTANLQHFESPEDHRRYLYDVLINRLLNRRRTVDGHWLPGGRSEDYLYSQQEILDWLIWLAKHMVDRDQTLFFIEQLQPSWLDTSRQQRDYRLNSHALMGVILGVISGCHMTPMAGWQNIGAATIVFLPLLVVSIIGSVLASILFTGLRRIVPQLLAGFVSASIYVAFFAVVAQPYLNIGPNNTYFSRLFPIFMDWIGIALFWSWMRNHIVVVHRVVWSWLSSFRFIGVGMAAYLGIYLPIRLLLNEYQGDDWINLLYEPLLTLGFAGSFGGIALGNSPPVETITAPNQGIRKALRNASLLACTIGPIGMLAAWRYAHGNPYEFAMLAVSIGLIAAMLGGQRSGQVLIQHFVLRVILWRNRYIPWNYARFLEFAVQRMFMRRAGGGYLFLHRSFMEHLAKKAHNSCYR; encoded by the coding sequence ATGTCTAAAGCAGATGCCGCATGGGAAGCGAGCTCCCTTAGAGATGCTGGGGCCAATCTGTGGAAAGTATTGAGCCAAGCTCTCAACACAAAGGTTACGAAGCGTAATGTTCAGCCCATCCTAGAGCTACAACTGCTTGAGCCAGATTCGAACTCATTTCCAACTAATGCCACTGACACTAATGCATCAGACTCTGCCTCAGCAGAAGATGACCAAACTTTTGCTGATACGAACTTTCAGGAAAACGCTCAGGAAAGCGGGCAGTCCAAAGATTGGGAAGAGATCTTTGATCAAGTAGCTGATTTGCTGCGAGACTCTCTGCCCCACAGTCCTCTATTCCGTTCACTCACAAAACTCTTTGGTCTCGATCCAAGAGCTCACATCAAGTCAGTTGATCGGCATAACCTGATCATTCGGGTAGAAGAAACCTGGATTCATCAATACTTACCCAACAGCCTCAGCCAGCAACCCATGCTGTTGCTGGAGTTAGAAAGTCAGCGATCGCTGCTCTCTCAGTACCGCAATGTTCTTTGGGAGAATCCCAAAGACTTCAGCCGTGCTATCCCTTTGCCTCCCGAAACCCGCCTGATCGACCAGTTCAACGCTATCCGACCCTTACGGCGTTTGCTGATCCTGGGGCTCCCAGGATCGGGTAAAACCGTTGCCCTCCTCGAACTCCTCAAAGCCCTGATTGACGAAGCCAAAGCAAACACCCACCAGCCCATCCCGGTTGTGTTCAATCTTTCCACCTACGGTCTGCCTCCCGAAGGTCGTGACTTTACCAGTTGGTTGGTAACTCAACTAGAAGAGCAATATAGCGTGGTAAAAGGCCGTGGCCGTCGGTTTGTTGAGAGCCAGAAGTTACTACTGCTGCTCGACGGTTTAGATGAGGTTCGCCCTAGCCTGCGGAACATCTGCATTCGCCGTATCAATGAGTTTCTACGCACCTATGAGCGTACTGAATGCGTCATCTGTAGTCGCCTGACGGAATATACAACCGCCTTTGAAAAACTTCAGCTAGAAGCCTCTTTGAAGCTACAACCGCTTACTCCTGACCAAGCCTTTGAGTATTTAGAGAACCTACCTGGCAATCTCAACCTCAAGGGTTTGGTACAAGCTATCCGACAAAATTCCGACTTTCAGCAGCTAGCTGAAACGCCCTTGATGCTCAACGTTATGGCGATCGCTTATCAGGATTTGGACACAGCAAATCTGCAACATTTTGAGTCCCCTGAAGACCATCGTCGATATCTCTACGATGTTTTGATTAATCGCCTTCTTAATCGCAGGCGAACAGTCGATGGACACTGGCTACCTGGTGGCAGGTCAGAGGACTACCTATATTCTCAGCAAGAGATTTTGGATTGGCTTATCTGGCTGGCTAAACATATGGTAGATCGCGACCAAACCCTCTTTTTTATTGAGCAGCTCCAGCCAAGCTGGTTGGATACGTCTCGTCAACAGCGAGACTATCGACTCAACAGTCATGCACTGATGGGTGTCATATTGGGTGTGATCTCGGGGTGTCACATGACACCAATGGCAGGATGGCAAAATATTGGAGCAGCTACCATCGTATTCCTGCCATTGCTGGTGGTCAGCATTATTGGCTCAGTCTTAGCAAGCATTCTATTCACTGGCTTACGAAGAATCGTGCCGCAACTATTAGCTGGTTTCGTATCAGCATCCATCTATGTGGCTTTCTTCGCAGTGGTAGCCCAGCCTTATCTCAACATTGGCCCCAATAACACCTACTTTTCCAGGCTGTTTCCCATTTTTATGGACTGGATAGGAATTGCTCTGTTCTGGAGCTGGATGCGCAATCATATCGTTGTTGTTCATCGGGTTGTCTGGTCTTGGCTGAGTTCATTTCGCTTTATCGGTGTGGGCATGGCAGCTTATTTAGGAATCTATCTACCCATTCGATTACTCCTCAACGAATACCAAGGCGATGATTGGATTAATCTCCTATACGAGCCCTTGCTCACACTGGGATTTGCCGGTAGCTTTGGTGGAATTGCCTTGGGAAACTCTCCGCCAGTCGAAACAATTACTGCCCCAAATCAAGGAATTCGCAAGGCTCTCCGCAACGCCAGCCTGCTGGCCTGTACCATTGGCCCTATTGGAATGCTAGCTGCATGGCGATATGCTCATGGTAACCCCTACGAGTTTGCAATGCTGGCTGTCTCGATTGGCTTGATTGCTGCGATGTTAGGGGGTCAGCGGTCAGGACAGGTGCTCATCCAGCACTTTGTCTTAAGAGTAATCCTCTGGCGAAATCGCTATATTCCTTGGAACTATGCTCGCTTTCTAGAGTTTGCTGTTCAGCGGATGTTCATGCGGAGGGCTGGAGGAGGCTACCTATTCCTGCATCGCTCATTTATGGAACACTTAGCCAAGAAAGCTCACAACAGCTGCTATCGATAA
- a CDS encoding S8 family serine peptidase has product MSGTDAILGNVNGVLRISEFSDTSDQPIIGNIDISGLQETALIAPDVASLSEAQTSVEIGSSALSTTVPLAFDEEIALPAEATETTDLLTGLSATEAAVGDLDHANALPHEAGIFTVDESGQVSIDFLFDGGKFKSELAIFSLSGMDAYEAGSTEFIQEAARRALSNSTEGYVVISDREEGARFDGVLGEHEGRDWNNGEYLGVKSFAMNPGEQFGFMLTVKDNVQKIFDNPNKYLDRGQPLFSMAEANPDREEQIADITGDQNTFGFEDLTISQKSDEDFNDLIFKMEGANGETNYLGGLFDENTDWRNSEAGQNLIEFVVDPEDLAGNTPDTAYRSSPSTLGKLYRGWLGENDLIDYYSFSLGTKNNFRLEVDGLYEDINIQVLDLEDNVVFQKDTTGTQFARLNTLLEAGAYRVRLSSQNGLSTTYNLKLYLQSTISGITTGGSEVYVAPTTSESLDLINLNRFRSGDQSLGSDPRFKNIDGRGFSSVIIDTGIDLEHSSLKNQIVYSFNFVDDNADATDDTGHGTHVAGIVDAVAPRVDLVALRSMGQDSGQFSDTEQALQWVIANAEEYNIASVNMSLGEAIFNNNGTVIPGIGNYTVSQNLYGLGDELAALASRGVIVTAAAGNDYFVFNTPGITYPAADPNTIAVGAVWDDDIGGPVTVAGATDDTTDADRITAFSQRHPTLMDIFAPGAEITSAAQEGGTEERSGTSMAAPHVAGMAVLSQQLADEQLARQLTPEEFRQLLRDTADLIWDGDDEDYGNVNPSNAQYRRADMLALAEAIMDMRVPTLFDIDLIGDSFNVLGNDKLSAGDSFDVEFGVLNSGLDSADSFDVSFYLSENETISQRDIFLGRHRISGVTGNSVASRTKTLTLPSGSDTVLRGFKDGDAYIGMIIDSRNEIGEVRERNNRNVGWQKDYDDIEIESIQNGYPGLLTLSIDRFKTTPERKSDASKLRKSSRRADAYPIIYLDGSRQTRPLIRNKDEFNPGDFLPNGWRFSQYIESAPSSGQIPIEITIRDSDPDEHDFYDIDSSPFGQRLNIAYDPLTGEISGDQVFRIGDSLYASGGIGGPDRDPNNGDIRYHKAEIWFSIDYLFQG; this is encoded by the coding sequence ATGTCTGGAACTGACGCGATTTTAGGTAATGTAAATGGAGTTCTGAGAATTAGCGAGTTCTCAGATACCAGTGATCAGCCCATTATTGGCAATATTGATATCAGTGGTCTGCAGGAGACTGCGCTAATAGCTCCTGATGTAGCTTCGCTGTCTGAAGCACAAACCTCTGTTGAAATAGGTTCATCAGCACTTAGCACGACTGTCCCTCTAGCTTTTGATGAAGAGATAGCATTGCCTGCAGAGGCGACAGAAACAACTGATCTTTTGACAGGATTATCAGCAACCGAAGCTGCTGTGGGTGATTTGGATCATGCAAATGCTCTGCCACATGAAGCTGGCATTTTTACCGTTGATGAATCCGGTCAGGTCAGCATTGACTTCCTCTTTGATGGAGGGAAGTTTAAGAGCGAACTAGCAATCTTTAGCTTGAGTGGCATGGATGCCTATGAAGCAGGCTCAACAGAATTTATTCAAGAAGCTGCCCGACGTGCTCTGAGCAATTCTACCGAGGGCTACGTGGTCATTTCCGATCGTGAAGAGGGAGCCAGGTTTGATGGTGTTTTAGGTGAGCATGAGGGTAGGGATTGGAACAACGGAGAGTACTTGGGTGTCAAATCCTTTGCGATGAATCCAGGCGAACAGTTTGGCTTCATGCTGACTGTAAAAGACAATGTACAAAAGATATTTGACAATCCGAATAAATATCTTGATAGAGGGCAGCCTTTATTTTCGATGGCTGAGGCCAATCCGGATCGCGAAGAGCAAATAGCTGATATCACTGGAGACCAAAACACGTTTGGGTTTGAAGACCTCACAATTAGTCAAAAATCAGATGAAGACTTTAACGATCTTATTTTTAAGATGGAAGGAGCTAATGGAGAGACTAATTATCTGGGAGGATTGTTCGATGAGAATACTGATTGGAGAAACTCAGAAGCAGGACAAAACCTCATTGAATTTGTTGTAGATCCTGAGGATTTGGCTGGTAACACTCCTGACACAGCGTATCGTTCAAGCCCATCAACTTTAGGTAAACTATATCGAGGTTGGCTCGGAGAAAATGATCTAATAGATTATTATTCCTTTAGTCTTGGAACAAAAAATAACTTTCGATTAGAGGTAGATGGGCTATATGAAGACATCAACATTCAGGTTTTAGATCTTGAAGACAATGTTGTATTTCAGAAAGATACAACAGGCACTCAGTTTGCTAGACTCAACACCCTACTAGAAGCTGGTGCATACAGAGTCCGACTGTCTAGTCAAAATGGCTTATCAACCACTTACAACCTGAAACTATATCTTCAGTCGACCATTTCTGGTATTACAACCGGTGGCTCTGAGGTATACGTAGCCCCAACAACTTCAGAATCTCTTGATTTGATTAATTTAAATCGATTCAGATCTGGAGACCAATCGTTAGGTAGCGATCCTCGGTTCAAGAACATAGACGGGAGAGGTTTTAGCTCCGTCATTATCGATACAGGTATCGATCTTGAGCATTCCTCTCTGAAGAATCAAATTGTCTACAGCTTTAATTTTGTAGATGACAACGCTGATGCCACTGACGATACTGGCCACGGGACTCATGTTGCAGGCATCGTCGATGCAGTTGCTCCTCGTGTTGATCTTGTCGCGTTGAGAAGTATGGGACAAGATTCAGGGCAGTTTAGCGATACTGAGCAAGCACTTCAATGGGTAATTGCTAACGCCGAGGAATACAATATTGCAAGTGTAAATATGTCTTTAGGTGAAGCCATATTTAACAATAACGGGACTGTCATACCTGGTATTGGTAACTACACTGTTTCTCAAAATTTGTATGGTCTTGGTGATGAGTTAGCTGCATTAGCCTCAAGGGGAGTGATTGTCACAGCAGCAGCAGGTAACGACTACTTTGTATTCAATACTCCAGGGATAACTTATCCTGCAGCTGATCCCAATACAATTGCTGTGGGGGCTGTGTGGGATGATGACATTGGAGGTCCCGTAACTGTAGCTGGAGCAACCGATGACACAACTGACGCGGATCGAATTACTGCTTTTTCTCAACGTCATCCAACCCTAATGGATATTTTTGCTCCAGGGGCGGAGATTACTTCAGCTGCTCAAGAGGGAGGAACAGAAGAACGATCTGGAACCAGTATGGCAGCCCCGCATGTTGCTGGTATGGCTGTGTTGTCGCAGCAACTCGCTGATGAACAACTGGCTCGTCAGTTAACTCCAGAGGAATTTCGGCAGTTACTTCGAGATACTGCCGATCTTATTTGGGATGGCGATGATGAGGACTACGGTAACGTGAATCCCTCAAATGCTCAATATCGACGAGCAGATATGCTTGCCCTCGCTGAAGCAATCATGGATATGAGAGTGCCAACCTTATTCGACATCGACTTAATTGGCGATAGCTTTAACGTCCTTGGCAATGACAAGTTATCTGCTGGTGATAGCTTCGATGTAGAATTTGGAGTATTGAATTCGGGTTTAGATTCTGCTGATTCCTTTGACGTAAGTTTCTACCTTTCTGAGAATGAAACTATTAGCCAAAGAGATATCTTCTTGGGTAGACATCGGATTAGCGGAGTAACTGGTAATAGTGTTGCTAGTAGAACGAAGACTCTGACATTACCGTCGGGATCAGATACCGTTTTGCGAGGCTTTAAAGATGGTGATGCCTACATTGGTATGATCATAGATTCAAGGAACGAAATTGGTGAAGTTAGGGAACGCAACAACCGGAATGTCGGCTGGCAGAAAGATTATGACGATATAGAAATTGAGAGCATCCAAAATGGATATCCTGGTCTCTTGACCTTGTCAATTGACAGGTTCAAGACAACTCCTGAGAGAAAGAGTGATGCTAGTAAGCTAAGAAAGAGTAGTAGGCGGGCAGATGCGTATCCAATAATTTATCTCGATGGGTCTAGGCAAACTAGACCTCTGATACGCAATAAGGACGAATTCAATCCAGGCGATTTTCTCCCAAACGGCTGGAGATTTTCTCAATATATTGAATCAGCTCCTAGTAGTGGACAAATTCCTATCGAAATTACAATTAGAGACAGTGATCCAGACGAGCATGATTTCTATGACATAGACTCAAGTCCGTTTGGTCAGCGTCTAAATATTGCTTATGATCCACTGACAGGTGAAATTAGTGGCGATCAAGTTTTTAGGATTGGTGACTCGTTGTATGCTAGCGGAGGTATAGGAGGGCCTGATAGAGATCCCAACAACGGAGATATCAGATATCACAAAGCAGAAATCTGGTTTTCTATTGATTATCTCTTCCAAGGATAG